The bacterium genome contains a region encoding:
- the murJ gene encoding murein biosynthesis integral membrane protein MurJ, protein MKLTIPTKLKSFFNKFKSLLTEQQNSVLSAATLIMIMIVVSRLLGLVRQRVLAHYFMPQDLSLFFAAFRLPDTIFEVLVFGTFASAFIPVFTKTLKISKSRAWRVAGVVANWGGLIFLTLASIVVIFAPLIYKWLTPGFSPDDQNLIANFARILFIAQGFFVISYVLTAVLESSKRFFVPALAPLFYNLGIIIATVVFSNKYGLYAPAIGVVLGSILHFSIQLPLAYKLGFRFSRSLKITNDVKKIARLSLPRIIEVSFLQVAKFVELTFASLISVPAYTYFTFGNSIQLLPVGLFGTSIAKAALPTLSAQADDIPAFKKTLYQTLNQVVFLMMPIVAFLVVARIPVVRLIFGTDIFTWDATVQTSLVVSAFAIGIFSQAANSILARSFYALSDTRTPVKVSVVTLLFNILLNYILVIVYKLPVWSLALAFSISMIIQSVILFILITRRIHNGLNTALYLPILKSIIGGLVSGSTMYFILKFFDKSVWIKKLSFITNLDLPFDRFVLDTRYAVNLLILTIIVGLIGTIVYILTLKILKSKELDIFINLFRRMVLGQKYSTAMTDEVTP, encoded by the coding sequence ATGAAATTAACAATCCCAACAAAATTAAAATCCTTTTTCAATAAATTCAAATCATTGCTTACTGAGCAACAGAACTCTGTTTTATCTGCTGCAACATTAATCATGATAATGATTGTTGTTTCAAGACTCTTGGGGTTGGTTCGCCAAAGAGTGTTGGCTCATTATTTTATGCCTCAAGACTTGAGCTTGTTCTTTGCAGCTTTTAGGTTGCCAGACACAATATTTGAAGTTTTGGTTTTTGGCACATTTGCTTCAGCTTTTATACCAGTTTTTACAAAAACATTAAAAATATCAAAAAGTAGAGCTTGGAGAGTTGCCGGTGTTGTTGCTAATTGGGGAGGACTTATCTTTTTGACTCTTGCATCGATAGTTGTTATATTCGCTCCCTTAATTTATAAATGGCTAACTCCAGGTTTTAGTCCAGATGACCAAAATTTAATTGCCAACTTTGCGCGAATTTTATTTATAGCACAGGGATTTTTTGTTATCTCCTATGTCTTGACTGCTGTTTTAGAATCATCAAAACGTTTTTTTGTACCTGCCTTAGCGCCACTTTTTTACAATCTTGGAATAATTATAGCAACTGTGGTTTTTTCAAATAAATATGGTCTATATGCACCAGCAATCGGTGTAGTTTTGGGATCAATTTTGCATTTTTCAATTCAATTACCACTTGCCTATAAGTTAGGATTTAGGTTCAGCAGAAGCTTAAAGATCACAAACGATGTTAAAAAAATTGCCAGACTTTCACTACCGAGAATTATTGAAGTCTCTTTTTTGCAGGTTGCTAAATTTGTTGAGCTTACGTTTGCATCTCTAATATCAGTCCCTGCTTATACGTATTTTACATTTGGTAATTCAATCCAACTTCTCCCTGTGGGCCTATTTGGTACATCTATTGCCAAAGCGGCGCTCCCAACCCTTTCAGCTCAGGCCGATGACATCCCAGCTTTTAAAAAGACTCTGTATCAAACTTTAAATCAAGTGGTGTTTTTGATGATGCCCATAGTTGCTTTTTTGGTTGTTGCTAGAATTCCTGTTGTTCGATTGATTTTTGGAACAGATATTTTTACTTGGGATGCTACAGTTCAAACTTCGTTGGTGGTTTCTGCATTTGCAATTGGCATTTTTTCCCAAGCGGCCAATTCAATCTTGGCCAGAAGTTTTTATGCATTGAGTGATACAAGAACACCAGTTAAGGTCTCAGTCGTAACTTTATTGTTTAATATCTTACTAAATTACATCCTAGTTATAGTTTATAAACTACCTGTTTGGAGTTTGGCTTTAGCCTTTTCAATTTCTATGATTATTCAATCTGTTATTCTCTTCATTTTAATTACTAGACGAATTCACAATGGTTTAAACACAGCCCTCTATTTGCCAATTTTAAAATCAATTATAGGTGGGTTAGTTTCAGGTTCTACAATGTATTTTATTTTGAAGTTTTTTGATAAGTCTGTTTGGATTAAGAAGTTGTCTTTCATAACGAACCTTGACCTTCCTTTTGACCGGTTTGTATTAGACACTAGGTACGCAGTTAACTTACTTATATTAACCATAATAGTAGGACTAATTGGTACCATTGTTTATATCCTAACTTTAAAAATTTTGAAGTCTAAAGAGCTGGATATTTTTATCAACCTGTTTCGCAGAATGGTTTTGGGTCAAAAATATTCAACTGCAATGACAGATGAAGTAACTCCCTAA
- the rpsT gene encoding 30S ribosomal protein S20, protein MPVTKTAKRALRGSKRKEIVNKITLSGLEIAVKKAKKSKDLKSIQKATSLTDRAAKENTIHKNKAGRIKSQLAKLMPAKLQTLSKKNK, encoded by the coding sequence ATGCCAGTAACAAAAACAGCCAAAAGAGCTTTGAGGGGTTCAAAGAGGAAAGAAATTGTTAATAAAATTACACTTTCTGGACTTGAAATTGCTGTAAAAAAAGCAAAAAAGTCAAAGGATTTAAAGTCAATTCAGAAAGCTACTTCACTTACAGACCGAGCAGCAAAAGAAAACACCATTCACAAAAATAAAGCTGGTCGAATTAAGTCACAACTTGCTAAGTTGATGCCAGCAAAACTTCAAACTCTTTCAAAAAAGAACAAATAA
- a CDS encoding PilN domain-containing protein, which produces MVIVTELIVMSAFLSRFWLDARNSDLNEELNVSMAQVNAYQDVEQEFRLYQNQLQVANTLYLDGKNSELIQKITNVLPNDLIVSSIQLTGEDLQIKAVSFSEQAVAQFLVNLEGLEIFDKVELSQVASSIENSFVTTFTISAKYKQKTGGLN; this is translated from the coding sequence ATGGTTATCGTCACTGAACTAATAGTGATGTCTGCATTTTTATCTAGATTTTGGCTAGACGCCAGAAACTCAGACCTGAATGAAGAACTAAATGTGAGCATGGCTCAAGTCAACGCATACCAAGATGTGGAGCAAGAATTTAGGCTTTATCAAAACCAGCTTCAGGTTGCAAATACTCTATATTTGGATGGAAAAAACAGTGAATTAATTCAAAAAATTACAAACGTACTTCCAAACGACTTAATTGTTTCATCTATACAACTAACTGGTGAGGACCTCCAAATTAAAGCGGTTTCTTTTTCAGAACAAGCTGTTGCCCAGTTTTTAGTAAATCTTGAGGGTCTTGAAATATTTGATAAGGTTGAATTATCTCAAGTGGCCTCGAGTATCGAAAACAGCTTTGTCACCACGTTCACTATTAGTGCAAAGTACAAACAAAAAACAGGAGGGTTAAACTAA
- the pilO gene encoding type 4a pilus biogenesis protein PilO — MAQGWRRDYSRYKGFFLNILNIYKSKPTLIVYLEIILSLTTIIVFSIFAIKPTVLTIIELNNEIGNKESVIVSLNQKIGNLKTASLVLQNQSSRLNLIDQAVPKSANLETVIDQVEKLAATHQVGILNIASTDLFLSGASSKKAKAGDLKALPGEVNELNLTISVTGSYQDLLNFLKSIENLRRPIKIDTFVINATNSSDSTRVIVLTLTGRLPFINQSKI, encoded by the coding sequence ATGGCACAAGGATGGAGGAGAGACTACTCAAGATATAAGGGATTCTTTTTAAATATACTAAATATTTATAAATCCAAACCAACATTGATAGTATATTTGGAAATTATTCTGTCTTTAACAACAATTATAGTGTTTTCTATCTTTGCCATTAAACCTACGGTTTTGACCATAATTGAACTTAATAACGAAATAGGAAACAAAGAAAGTGTAATTGTCTCTCTAAACCAGAAGATTGGAAACCTAAAAACAGCATCTTTAGTTTTACAAAACCAGTCCTCAAGATTAAATTTAATTGATCAAGCCGTGCCAAAATCTGCAAACCTTGAAACAGTAATTGATCAGGTGGAGAAATTGGCAGCTACCCATCAGGTAGGAATATTAAATATTGCTTCAACAGACTTGTTTCTCTCGGGTGCATCAAGCAAAAAGGCAAAGGCAGGAGATTTAAAAGCTTTACCTGGTGAAGTGAATGAGCTTAATTTAACAATTTCGGTGACAGGTAGCTATCAAGACCTTTTAAACTTTTTGAAATCTATAGAAAACTTAAGACGTCCTATAAAAATAGATACCTTTGTCATCAATGCAACTAACTCATCTGATAGTACTAGGGTTATTGTATTGACACTTACAGGTAGATTGCCATTTATCAATCAATCTAAAATATAA
- a CDS encoding Ig-like domain-containing protein, protein MIKKYKLPTIIGIVVLIFGIIAGVFLINSRQVFKLGANIDAIPKNVRFTNITNSSFTVTWTTDIESTGFVKWGTSELTLSKVALGEGIGKNFVHSATIMGINPNTKIYLKINSNSNDYDNNGIPWQETTENIVTTSDQNLIASGNILKPDASTPAVSIVYLTINGIVLSAISSQGGSYVIPISTYISNLPDTTPIEISVQGGQNSLAQAVIYPKYIKSVPTIVLGRTYDFRTLQEDMSGNLPESNLTVPESVEVSSRFEVTKSETTKTVDNVLVESIEEGEIITTVNPEFFGSGPKNTEIEVIVESEMQSQTITVSSNGSWKWSPPNDLAPGEHKLTVKWRDASGILRTITRTFVVSAAEGPAFEATPSASLSPSPTSTAIATTVASPTASSSSTPISATPTATLPPTPETGSLTATIGLFIMGIGILLSSIFIWNKQYAQG, encoded by the coding sequence ATGATTAAAAAGTATAAATTACCCACCATAATTGGCATTGTGGTTTTGATTTTTGGAATTATTGCTGGAGTTTTTCTAATAAACTCAAGGCAAGTTTTTAAGTTAGGCGCAAACATAGATGCCATTCCTAAAAATGTTAGGTTTACAAACATAACTAACTCAAGCTTCACTGTAACTTGGACTACAGATATTGAAAGCACTGGGTTTGTCAAATGGGGAACCAGTGAGCTAACTCTTAGTAAAGTGGCACTTGGCGAAGGAATTGGAAAAAACTTTGTCCACTCTGCCACAATAATGGGTATAAACCCAAACACAAAAATTTATTTAAAAATAAATTCTAACAGCAATGACTATGACAATAATGGTATTCCTTGGCAAGAAACAACAGAAAATATTGTAACAACCTCAGACCAAAATTTAATTGCTTCAGGAAATATTTTAAAACCAGATGCATCAACACCCGCGGTTTCAATTGTTTATTTAACAATTAATGGAATCGTGCTTTCTGCTATTTCATCACAAGGAGGATCATATGTAATACCAATATCAACCTACATATCAAACCTACCAGATACCACCCCCATTGAAATATCTGTTCAGGGTGGTCAAAACTCGCTAGCCCAAGCTGTAATTTACCCCAAATATATTAAATCTGTCCCAACCATTGTACTAGGAAGAACATATGATTTTAGAACTTTGCAAGAGGATATGTCAGGAAACTTACCAGAAAGTAATCTGACCGTTCCTGAGTCTGTAGAAGTTTCATCAAGATTTGAAGTTACAAAGTCAGAAACTACAAAAACTGTTGATAATGTCCTAGTTGAATCAATTGAAGAAGGGGAAATTATAACAACAGTTAATCCAGAATTCTTTGGTTCTGGACCAAAAAACACAGAAATTGAAGTAATCGTTGAATCAGAAATGCAATCACAAACAATTACCGTTTCTTCAAATGGAAGTTGGAAGTGGAGTCCTCCAAATGACCTAGCACCTGGAGAACATAAACTCACTGTTAAATGGAGAGACGCTTCTGGAATTTTAAGAACTATCACAAGAACTTTTGTAGTTAGTGCAGCAGAAGGGCCTGCTTTTGAAGCAACACCATCGGCATCCTTAAGTCCTAGTCCAACATCTACAGCTATTGCTACAACTGTTGCATCACCTACTGCCAGCTCATCATCAACGCCAATTTCAGCAACACCCACAGCAACACTTCCACCAACACCAGAAACTGGAAGCTTGACAGCTACCATTGGCTTATTCATAATGGGTATAGGAATACTTTTGTCATCTATTTTTATTTGGAACAAACAATATGCCCAAGGATAA
- a CDS encoding glycosyltransferase family 39 protein: MQKLKNYFHSLDFNILMVFFSALVFRIFLANFGTLELDYGTFVAWGNSLSDSGFKNFYNSWSDYFPGYLYVLFLLAKINLFLPELQIVIFKFPAIISDVLTGYLIYRIVNEIKGKKIALMASALYLFNPAVFANSSLWGQVDSLTALFSLFAIYMFSKNLFVSAVALALGTLVKPQAAFVLPAILYLFITQRKKLVEYLNYSVVGLSVFVLGFIPFNNKSNLIDFILERFSISSGQYPYGSVNAFSFWGLFGFWRPDNITVWIGLGVSIILVTLVTLVVYKKRTANGEYLIASLSLLITFLFLTRIHERHLLPVFAPLVVASVNAPILLVVYGGLSVTYLANLYYAFQWISKNFKEVFNPFLIKFFIVTNISLLLLSITAIFKKFKYSLNVNFKRNSFTKVFETSDISVKKTKILLVIILVFSFASRIYSLGSIKEMYFDEIYHSFTAKLVLHNDPKAWEWWNPHPEGFAYEWTHPPLSKLGMTLGMKLFGENSFGWRIPQAVLGTLSIYLIYLLSVLIFKDRLVGILSAGVFSLEGLPLVLSRMGMNDVYVLFFSLLSVYLFAKNRNFMSAVVFGLAIASKWSAIYTLPIIFISHFVFRKKISYSYLSFLVIPLAIYVASYGLMFKTGHTWGQFIEVQKQMWWYHTNLEAQHPYTSPAWSWPLLVRPLYLYDGKVIDDQVAKIYALGNPIVFWFGLFSIILSIAISYIEKNKKLGFVVFSYLIFFIPWLASPRIMFLYHYLPSIPFLAIASGFVLRRYPKIIPYFFGVSFILFIYFYPHWTGLRIPVWLDESYYWFNSWR, encoded by the coding sequence ATGCAAAAACTTAAAAACTACTTTCATTCTTTAGATTTTAACATCTTAATGGTCTTTTTTTCTGCTTTAGTTTTTAGAATTTTTTTAGCCAACTTCGGAACACTAGAATTAGACTATGGAACTTTTGTTGCCTGGGGCAACTCTTTGTCAGACTCAGGTTTTAAAAACTTTTATAACAGTTGGTCCGATTATTTCCCTGGCTACCTTTATGTTTTGTTTTTACTAGCCAAGATAAATTTATTTTTACCAGAACTCCAAATTGTTATTTTTAAGTTTCCAGCCATTATTTCTGACGTTTTAACAGGTTATCTAATCTACAGAATAGTAAATGAAATTAAGGGGAAAAAAATAGCTCTTATGGCATCAGCTCTATATCTTTTTAATCCAGCTGTTTTTGCAAACTCGTCACTTTGGGGTCAAGTTGATAGTTTAACTGCGCTATTCTCTCTTTTTGCTATATATATGTTTTCAAAAAATCTGTTTGTCTCTGCAGTTGCTTTAGCACTGGGTACCTTAGTCAAACCACAAGCAGCCTTTGTTTTACCCGCCATTTTGTACCTGTTCATTACTCAGAGAAAGAAACTAGTTGAATATCTTAACTATTCTGTCGTGGGGTTGTCTGTTTTTGTCTTAGGGTTTATACCATTTAACAACAAGTCCAACCTAATTGATTTTATCTTGGAAAGATTCTCTATTTCATCTGGCCAGTATCCATATGGTTCAGTAAATGCATTTTCTTTTTGGGGTCTTTTTGGGTTTTGGAGGCCGGATAATATAACAGTATGGATAGGTTTGGGAGTGTCAATTATTTTGGTTACGTTAGTTACCTTGGTTGTTTATAAAAAGAGAACTGCAAATGGAGAATACCTGATTGCGAGTCTTTCTCTACTTATTACTTTTTTGTTTCTAACAAGAATTCACGAAAGACATTTATTGCCAGTTTTTGCTCCCCTAGTTGTAGCCTCTGTAAATGCACCAATATTACTTGTTGTTTATGGTGGGTTGTCTGTAACTTATCTTGCCAATTTATACTATGCTTTTCAGTGGATATCAAAAAACTTTAAAGAAGTATTTAATCCCTTTCTAATTAAGTTTTTCATTGTCACCAACATTTCACTATTGTTATTGTCTATCACCGCAATCTTTAAAAAATTTAAATATAGCTTGAATGTTAATTTTAAAAGAAATAGTTTTACCAAAGTGTTTGAAACATCAGACATATCAGTTAAAAAAACCAAAATTTTACTTGTCATAATTTTAGTTTTCAGTTTTGCCTCGAGAATATATTCGCTGGGGAGCATTAAAGAAATGTACTTTGATGAGATTTATCATTCATTTACGGCAAAATTAGTACTACATAATGACCCAAAAGCCTGGGAGTGGTGGAATCCACACCCCGAGGGATTTGCATATGAATGGACACATCCACCTCTTTCAAAATTAGGTATGACTTTAGGAATGAAGTTATTTGGTGAAAATTCTTTTGGTTGGAGAATTCCTCAGGCAGTATTGGGGACTTTATCAATCTATTTAATATATTTATTGTCTGTCTTAATTTTCAAAGACAGGCTGGTTGGTATTTTATCTGCTGGCGTGTTTAGTTTAGAAGGCTTGCCTTTAGTCCTAAGCAGGATGGGAATGAATGATGTCTATGTATTGTTCTTCTCGTTGTTGTCCGTATATCTTTTTGCAAAAAATAGGAATTTTATGTCAGCAGTAGTTTTTGGTTTGGCAATTGCTTCTAAGTGGTCAGCTATTTATACATTACCAATTATATTTATTTCTCATTTTGTGTTTAGAAAGAAAATTTCTTATTCATATCTTTCTTTCTTGGTTATTCCACTGGCAATTTATGTAGCAAGTTATGGCTTGATGTTTAAAACTGGACACACTTGGGGACAATTTATTGAGGTCCAAAAGCAAATGTGGTGGTACCATACAAATCTTGAAGCCCAGCACCCTTATACGTCACCTGCTTGGTCTTGGCCCTTACTTGTAAGACCTTTATATTTATATGACGGAAAGGTGATTGATGACCAGGTTGCAAAGATTTATGCCTTGGGTAACCCAATCGTTTTTTGGTTTGGTCTATTTTCTATAATTTTATCAATTGCAATTTCATATATAGAAAAGAACAAGAAGTTGGGTTTTGTGGTGTTTAGTTATTTGATTTTTTTTATTCCTTGGCTGGCCAGTCCTAGGATTATGTTTTTATATCACTACCTCCCATCGATTCCATTTTTAGCTATCGCTAGTGGATTTGTTCTTCGTCGTTATCCCAAAATAATCCCTTACTTCTTTGGGGTTAGTTTTATATTATTTATTTATTTTTACCCTCACTGGACGGGATTAAGAATTCCAGTTTGGCTAGACGAAAGTTATTATTGGTTTAACTCTTGGAGATAA
- a CDS encoding LCP family protein, whose amino-acid sequence MVVSTTLAGYFTFKSLPKVTDNQTILILGKGGEGHIAPNLTDTIMVVHFDSDNKSVGVLSLPRDIWITAIRAKLNTAYHYGGFEMAGESVKSVTGFTPDNFLVVDFTLFTDLIDVVGGIEVDVDKSFVDEKYPIAGKENDLCDGDRTYACRYETVQFTEGKQIMDGETALKFVRSRNAVLDEGSELAREKRQQNVISAIKEKMLSWKVFLDFKVVRGVYNTVLSHLETDISFDRSIALIKFVYDARDSVKFLSIPEEMFTVSQDDRRYDRQYVFLPSSGSWIEFQNWLKQELLVTTQPTQTY is encoded by the coding sequence ATGGTAGTTTCAACTACCCTTGCTGGATACTTTACCTTTAAAAGTCTACCAAAAGTAACAGACAATCAAACAATTTTGATTCTAGGTAAAGGAGGTGAGGGACATATTGCACCCAACTTGACAGATACAATAATGGTGGTCCACTTTGATAGTGATAATAAATCAGTTGGTGTCTTGTCTTTACCTCGAGACATATGGATAACTGCAATTAGAGCAAAACTAAATACTGCTTATCACTATGGTGGTTTTGAAATGGCGGGAGAAAGTGTCAAGTCGGTTACGGGTTTTACTCCTGACAATTTTCTAGTCGTAGACTTTACCCTCTTTACGGATTTAATAGACGTAGTGGGTGGAATTGAGGTTGATGTTGATAAATCTTTTGTTGATGAAAAGTACCCGATTGCTGGCAAAGAAAATGATTTGTGTGACGGAGATCGTACCTACGCATGCAGATACGAAACAGTGCAGTTTACTGAGGGAAAACAAATTATGGATGGTGAAACTGCCCTAAAGTTTGTAAGAAGTAGAAATGCAGTTTTGGATGAGGGATCTGAGCTTGCCAGAGAAAAAAGACAACAAAATGTAATATCAGCCATAAAAGAAAAAATGTTATCTTGGAAAGTATTTTTAGATTTTAAAGTTGTTCGGGGTGTCTATAATACAGTTCTCTCTCATCTTGAAACCGACATTAGTTTTGATAGGTCAATAGCTTTGATAAAATTTGTCTACGATGCAAGGGATAGCGTCAAATTCTTATCCATACCTGAAGAGATGTTTACTGTTTCTCAGGATGACAGAAGATATGATAGACAATATGTATTTCTGCCCTCATCTGGTTCTTGGATAGAGTTTCAAAATTGGCTTAAACAAGAGCTTCTGGTTACCACCCAACCCACCCAAACTTATTAA
- a CDS encoding 3'-5' exonuclease has translation MDNLNKQQIEAVEYVNGPLLVLAGAGSGKTKVLTHRVIHLINKKLVNPENCLLLTFTNKAAKEMNERMGDINLGFAGTFHGFSVRVLRADGKAIGIDQNFLIYDDNDQKDLIKDIVNKLNIKDSVKPASILYSISEIKNQMLTPSSYAEIAVGDFGRTVADVYFEYEKKLKEINALDFDDLLIKTVLLFEVPEVINKWRNRIKQIFVDEWQDTNKIQYRLIRLLDGNRGIVTAVGDSSQSIYSWRGADYRNINLLIKDYPQIKVVNLEQNYRSTQNILEAANSVISKNTSHPILKLWTEKGLGEKISIYSARSGFDEAEYLSREITRTVKVGKNKYLDIAVLYRTNAQSRVIEEALLHSGIPYTLIGGVRFYDRKEIKDILSYLRLIANPKDIVSQKRALALGKRRFEKFQSINVDTETHTTLEIMDIILAKTEYLTKFKEVDPEDAERLENIKEFRSVAIEFPNIYDFLENTALVEAGSNKNSNKNAITLMTLHSAKGLEFPIVFMVGMEEGLFPHSRSLWEKDQMEEERRLCYVGITRAKEVLYMTYASKRLFYGETSSNSPSRFLSDIPEELLNGRIETVAGNSDNDSQISDNDLNFDDILDKYLK, from the coding sequence ATGGATAATTTAAATAAACAGCAGATTGAGGCGGTGGAATATGTAAACGGTCCACTATTGGTACTTGCTGGCGCAGGTTCAGGAAAGACCAAAGTTTTAACACATAGGGTAATACATTTAATTAACAAAAAACTTGTTAATCCAGAAAACTGTCTCCTTTTAACTTTTACCAACAAGGCCGCCAAAGAGATGAATGAAAGGATGGGTGATATTAATTTGGGGTTTGCTGGTACTTTTCATGGTTTTAGTGTTAGGGTTCTCCGAGCTGATGGTAAAGCCATTGGGATTGATCAAAACTTTTTAATATATGATGACAATGACCAAAAGGACTTGATTAAAGATATTGTTAATAAATTAAATATCAAGGATTCTGTTAAACCTGCTTCTATTCTTTACTCTATAAGTGAAATAAAAAACCAGATGCTTACTCCAAGCAGTTATGCAGAAATTGCTGTTGGTGATTTTGGTAGAACAGTTGCAGATGTTTACTTTGAATATGAAAAAAAGTTAAAAGAAATAAATGCATTAGATTTTGATGATTTGTTAATAAAAACAGTTTTGCTTTTTGAAGTTCCTGAAGTTATCAATAAGTGGAGAAATAGAATTAAACAAATATTTGTTGATGAATGGCAAGACACCAATAAAATACAGTATAGGCTAATTAGACTGTTGGACGGCAATAGGGGAATTGTTACTGCTGTGGGTGATAGTAGTCAATCGATTTACAGTTGGCGTGGCGCAGATTATAGAAACATAAATCTATTAATTAAAGACTATCCCCAGATAAAAGTTGTTAATTTGGAGCAAAACTACCGCAGTACACAAAACATCTTGGAAGCTGCAAATTCTGTAATATCAAAAAACACCAGTCATCCAATTTTGAAACTTTGGACAGAAAAGGGATTGGGTGAAAAGATATCGATTTACTCCGCAAGGAGCGGTTTTGATGAAGCAGAATACCTATCTCGAGAAATTACAAGAACTGTCAAGGTCGGTAAAAACAAATACTTAGACATTGCAGTTTTATATAGAACAAATGCACAATCCCGTGTCATAGAAGAAGCCTTGTTACATTCTGGAATTCCATACACATTAATCGGCGGTGTAAGGTTCTATGACCGAAAAGAAATTAAGGACATACTTTCATACCTTAGGTTAATTGCCAATCCTAAGGATATAGTTTCTCAAAAAAGAGCTCTGGCATTAGGCAAGCGTAGGTTTGAAAAATTTCAAAGTATTAATGTTGATACAGAAACACATACAACTCTTGAAATAATGGATATTATCCTTGCAAAAACTGAGTACTTAACTAAGTTCAAGGAGGTTGACCCAGAAGACGCAGAACGTTTGGAAAACATAAAGGAGTTTAGATCTGTTGCCATTGAGTTTCCAAATATATATGACTTTTTGGAAAATACAGCCCTAGTCGAAGCTGGCTCAAACAAAAATAGTAATAAAAATGCTATTACACTAATGACTCTTCACTCAGCAAAAGGTTTAGAATTTCCAATTGTTTTTATGGTTGGAATGGAAGAAGGATTGTTTCCTCATTCAAGATCACTTTGGGAAAAAGATCAAATGGAGGAAGAAAGAAGGCTTTGTTATGTTGGAATAACCAGAGCCAAAGAAGTACTATATATGACCTATGCCAGTAAACGACTTTTTTACGGTGAAACATCTTCTAACTCACCAAGCAGGTTTTTGTCAGACATACCTGAAGAATTGTTAAATGGTAGAATCGAAACGGTTGCAGGAAATAGTGATAATGATTCACAAATCAGCGATAATGACCTTAATTTCGATGATATACTAGATAAGTATTTAAAATGA
- a CDS encoding peptidoglycan bridge formation glycyltransferase FemA/FemB family protein, producing MMDKHPLQTREWGEFRREWGNIVEFSKAGLIIFSKIPHTNYTIGTLIRGEKPTKTDLDTIQKESEKHNAIFVKLEPNVLWEKKLESSFREWGLVQGKTLFTPTSFWIDLKLSEDELLKSFTSKTRYNIRLAQRYGIEVKIDNSDEAFEKYLKLTEETNKRQGFYSHTPKYHKLMWKHLKRSVANLMTATYNNEIVSTWILFNNKDFLYYPYGASTNKYKEIMANNLMMWEAIRFGKVKGLKTFDLWGREIGTGFTRFKEGYNPKVVEFVGSWDLVVNRPVYFLYRILEKIRWFILRLKK from the coding sequence ATGATGGACAAGCATCCACTACAAACCAGAGAATGGGGAGAGTTTAGGAGAGAGTGGGGGAATATTGTTGAATTTTCAAAAGCTGGACTTATTATATTTAGTAAAATTCCACACACCAATTACACAATTGGAACATTAATACGAGGAGAAAAACCCACAAAGACAGACTTGGACACAATTCAAAAAGAATCAGAAAAGCATAATGCCATCTTTGTAAAACTTGAGCCAAATGTGTTATGGGAAAAGAAACTAGAAAGCAGTTTTCGGGAGTGGGGACTTGTTCAAGGTAAAACACTATTTACCCCAACTTCTTTTTGGATAGATCTAAAATTAAGTGAAGATGAACTATTGAAGTCATTTACAAGTAAAACTAGGTATAACATAAGGTTGGCACAAAGATATGGCATAGAAGTCAAAATAGACAACAGTGACGAGGCTTTTGAAAAATATTTAAAATTGACAGAAGAAACAAACAAAAGACAAGGATTTTACTCACACACACCAAAATATCACAAGCTAATGTGGAAGCACTTAAAGAGAAGTGTTGCAAACTTAATGACTGCAACATACAACAACGAGATAGTTTCTACCTGGATTTTGTTTAACAACAAGGACTTCCTTTACTATCCATATGGGGCTTCAACTAATAAATACAAAGAGATTATGGCCAATAATCTAATGATGTGGGAGGCAATAAGGTTTGGTAAAGTCAAAGGTTTAAAAACGTTTGACTTGTGGGGCAGGGAAATTGGTACAGGCTTTACTAGATTTAAGGAAGGATATAACCCAAAAGTTGTTGAGTTTGTTGGTAGTTGGGACTTGGTGGTTAATAGACCAGTATATTTCCTATATAGAATCCTTGAAAAAATTAGATGGTTTATACTTCGCCTTAAAAAATGA